In Phreatobacter aquaticus, a single genomic region encodes these proteins:
- a CDS encoding alpha-mannosyltransferase, which yields MGVPTDGIGQASPESPMTGTGQGILVCAGGARMFTNAYVLIRVLRDTLGCSLPIEVWHMGAAEMSPAMAALLAAHGVTVIDASAMIATEGGLIRDGWQLKAFALARTGLAEVLMLDADQVPVRDPAPLFDWPAYRETGAVFWPDIVDLRADNPVWALVGLPPRQMPSLESGQLLVDRRRHAGTLERVLRLNEQADQFYGIIYGDKDTFLIGWLLEEAPFARVPHAPFVDPRVLFQCDLEGRPLFQHRTSAKWSLGDAQVAVANFQHEADCLRYLQELEQLWSGRIFHGPPRGPAARAREAELAGGLFDLHLAADRTLPLQLLAHGEIGVGRDAVLRNWAVIDAMDSGTSSPGAARFSLVIEGGFGPTLLLNEGEPGHWIGRKLGPPECAAELRAAGASLPAIEGPGLIPAFLAAAGFPACDDVALEALLIVLDGVEPGVAPRLRRLALSLPEGSRLALLADRLDARLPGRRDVDKRIDLLTMGYVAHGDGAA from the coding sequence ATGGGCGTACCGACAGACGGCATCGGCCAAGCCTCGCCTGAAAGCCCGATGACCGGGACCGGGCAGGGCATCCTGGTCTGCGCCGGCGGCGCGCGCATGTTCACCAATGCCTATGTGCTGATCCGCGTGCTGCGCGACACGCTTGGCTGCTCGCTGCCGATCGAGGTCTGGCACATGGGAGCGGCCGAGATGTCGCCGGCCATGGCGGCGCTGCTGGCGGCGCATGGCGTGACGGTGATCGATGCCTCCGCAATGATCGCCACCGAGGGCGGGCTGATCCGGGACGGCTGGCAGCTCAAGGCCTTCGCGCTGGCGCGAACCGGGCTTGCCGAGGTGTTGATGCTCGACGCCGACCAGGTGCCGGTACGCGATCCCGCCCCGCTGTTCGACTGGCCGGCCTACCGGGAGACCGGAGCGGTGTTCTGGCCCGACATTGTCGATCTGCGTGCCGACAACCCGGTCTGGGCGCTGGTGGGCCTGCCGCCCCGCCAGATGCCGTCGTTGGAAAGCGGCCAGCTGCTGGTCGACCGCCGCCGACACGCCGGCACCCTTGAGCGGGTGTTGCGGCTGAACGAGCAGGCCGACCAGTTCTACGGGATCATCTATGGCGACAAGGACACGTTCCTGATCGGCTGGCTTCTGGAGGAGGCGCCGTTCGCGCGTGTGCCGCATGCGCCCTTCGTCGATCCGCGTGTGCTGTTCCAGTGCGATCTCGAGGGACGGCCGCTGTTCCAGCATCGCACCAGCGCCAAATGGAGCCTCGGGGACGCACAGGTGGCGGTTGCCAATTTCCAGCACGAGGCCGATTGCCTGCGCTATCTCCAGGAGCTGGAGCAGTTATGGAGCGGGCGCATCTTCCACGGGCCGCCGCGTGGGCCCGCAGCCCGGGCGCGCGAGGCGGAGCTCGCCGGCGGCCTGTTTGATCTCCATCTGGCAGCGGATCGCACGCTGCCGCTCCAATTGCTCGCCCATGGCGAGATCGGTGTTGGCCGCGATGCGGTCCTGCGCAACTGGGCGGTCATCGATGCCATGGATTCCGGCACGTCCTCACCCGGCGCGGCGCGCTTCTCCCTGGTGATCGAGGGCGGATTTGGCCCGACCCTCCTGTTGAACGAGGGTGAGCCCGGTCATTGGATCGGCCGCAAGCTGGGGCCGCCCGAATGTGCGGCCGAACTCAGGGCGGCCGGCGCGTCACTGCCGGCGATCGAGGGGCCAGGCCTGATCCCTGCATTTCTTGCCGCCGCCGGCTTTCCCGCCTGCGACGATGTGGCTCTGGAAGCCCTGCTGATCGTGCTCGACGGGGTCGAGCCGGGTGTTGCGCCCAGGCTTCGGCGTCTTGCGCTCAGCCTTCCGGAAGGTTCGCGGCTGGCCTTGCTGGCCGATCGGCTCGATGCCCGGCTGCCGGGCCGGCGCGATGTCGACAAGCGGATCGACCTGCTCACCATGGGCTATGTCGCGCATGGCGACGGTGCGGCCTGA
- a CDS encoding FkbM family methyltransferase, which produces MTIRSWLRRAANVLPVLGPLLKDRARLAAERDRFASIAGHMAHLHHRVLAERAGLKLLLDTRSLVDWHVFIENAWEPRQIDMMMAAARSFSGDPRPKIFLDIGACWGLYALKAHALGLFDRIICFEPDRMNAAQLEAQLFLNEAGYTIEIDRRAVSNRSGTARLERAGDRADHNRGAAHLTTDEAASEPVETVALDDLFDIRDHILFIKLDVERHEAEALEGMARLIANNHVYLQVEIWPDRIDAIWPLVPPSLRHRASIDMDHVFTSFDPPSGLFPPLASDLAR; this is translated from the coding sequence TTGACCATCCGTTCATGGCTGCGGCGCGCGGCCAATGTCCTGCCCGTGCTCGGGCCGCTGCTCAAGGACCGGGCAAGGCTGGCGGCGGAACGGGACCGCTTCGCCTCGATTGCCGGCCACATGGCGCATCTGCATCACCGCGTGCTCGCCGAGCGGGCCGGCCTCAAGCTGCTGCTCGACACCCGCTCGCTGGTCGATTGGCATGTCTTCATCGAGAATGCGTGGGAGCCCCGGCAGATCGACATGATGATGGCCGCCGCCCGCTCATTCAGCGGCGATCCCCGGCCCAAGATCTTCCTCGATATCGGCGCCTGCTGGGGGCTCTATGCGCTGAAAGCCCATGCCCTCGGCCTGTTCGACCGGATCATCTGTTTCGAGCCCGACCGGATGAACGCCGCTCAGCTGGAGGCGCAGCTGTTCCTCAACGAGGCGGGCTATACAATAGAGATTGACCGCCGCGCGGTGTCGAACCGCTCCGGCACGGCCAGGCTGGAACGCGCCGGCGACAGGGCCGACCACAACCGCGGCGCCGCTCACCTGACCACCGACGAGGCGGCCAGCGAACCGGTCGAAACCGTCGCGCTCGACGATCTGTTCGACATCCGCGACCATATCCTGTTCATCAAGCTCGACGTCGAACGCCACGAGGCCGAGGCGCTGGAAGGCATGGCCCGGCTGATCGCCAACAACCATGTCTACCTGCAGGTCGAGATCTGGCCGGATCGGATCGACGCCATCTGGCCGCTCGTGCCACCGTCCCTCCGCCATCGGGCAAGCATCGACATGGACCATGTGTTCACCAGCTTCGATCCGCCCTCGGGCCTCTTCCCGCCTCTTGCATCCGACCTTGCCAGGTAG
- a CDS encoding glycosyltransferase family protein, which translates to MSDSLPNLLILTPVKNAARHLPGYLDLVERLTVPQERLAIGFLESDSTDGTFEALEAARPRLEARFNRMTLVKRDYGFRMPEGVPRWAPAYQLIRRANLARARNQLLFRALRDEDWVLWLDVDVVDYPADLIERLLAYQLDIVHPHCVIEPGGKTFDLNAWRDNGTRTMHDLRGTGRPVRLDAVGGTVLLVRADLHRDGLIFPAFRYGAGSPTARDKHPLWGRGEIETEGFGVLAHDMGLQCWGLPDLEVRHAPE; encoded by the coding sequence ATGTCCGACAGCCTGCCCAACCTCCTCATTCTCACGCCGGTCAAGAACGCCGCGCGCCATCTTCCAGGCTATCTCGATCTGGTGGAACGCCTGACCGTTCCCCAGGAGCGGCTGGCCATCGGCTTTCTGGAAAGCGACAGCACCGATGGGACGTTCGAGGCGCTGGAAGCCGCCCGTCCTCGGCTGGAAGCGCGGTTCAACCGCATGACCCTCGTCAAGCGCGACTATGGGTTCCGCATGCCGGAGGGCGTGCCCCGCTGGGCCCCGGCCTATCAGCTGATCCGGCGCGCCAATCTGGCCCGCGCCCGCAATCAGCTGCTGTTCCGTGCACTGCGCGACGAGGATTGGGTTCTGTGGCTGGATGTCGACGTGGTCGACTATCCCGCCGACCTGATCGAGCGGCTGCTCGCATACCAGCTGGACATCGTCCATCCCCATTGCGTGATCGAGCCGGGCGGCAAGACCTTCGACCTCAATGCCTGGCGCGACAATGGCACCAGGACCATGCACGACCTGAGGGGCACCGGCCGCCCTGTCCGGCTCGATGCTGTCGGCGGCACGGTGCTGCTGGTGCGGGCTGATCTCCACCGCGACGGCCTGATCTTCCCGGCCTTCCGCTATGGCGCCGGCAGCCCGACCGCCCGCGACAAGCATCCGCTCTGGGGGCGTGGCGAGATCGAAACGGAAGGCTTCGGCGTGCTGGCCCACGATATGGGGTTGCAATGCTGGGGTCTGCCCGATCTCGAGGTACGGCACGCGCCCGAGTGA